The sequence CAGCGGCATAGTGGGCGACAAGGTCTGCGTTGAGACGATCAAGGAGAAGCTGGGCAAGAGAAAGCCCGAGTTCCTCCCGATGAACCTCGCCGCCTACGAGAAAGGAAAAGAGGTAGCCAAGGCATGTCTGAAGGCGTGAGGGAGAGGCCCCTCGCGCAGAAGACTCTATACACGGGAAAGATACTGAACCTCAGGGTGGACGACGTCGAACTTCCGGACGGGAGAAAAGCGATCCGGGAGGTGGTGGAGCACGAGCCGGCCGTTGGAATACTGGCGGTCGGGGAGGACGGGAAGGCGCTACTGGTGCGGCAGTACCGCTATGCGGTAGGGGAAAACATGCTTGAGATACCGGCGGGCATAGTCGAAAAGGACGAGCCGTTCGACGAGACAGCCCGCAGAGAGCTCCAGGAGGAGATTGGCTTCTACCCGGGGCGGCTCAGAAGCATATGCTCCTTCTATAACTCTCCCGGCTTCTGCACCGAGCTTATGGAGCTGTTCTACGCCACGGACCTGAGGCCCTCGAAACTCGAGGAGGACTACGACGAGTTCATCTCTGTAGTCCCCGTGGACAAAAAGGATATTCCCTCCCTGATCTCGGAAGGCAAGATCCGGGATGCGAAGACACTGGCCGCCCTTTCGTGGTGGACAGCCTTCGGAGACGACGAGTGATATAACTTACTGCTAAAGGGACCGGCTGATGCCGGTCCCTTTTTTATGCTATCATGTAACCATTATGACATTATATGACTTTGATTCGGCGAGGGATTCATTCCTCTCATGGCTGCTGTTGGAGCGGGGGCTAAGCGAGAACACCGCCGCCGCATACTCTCGCGACCTGAAAAAATGGTTTGAATTCTGCTCGAGCAGATCGATATGTCCCCTTCCTCCGGGCGAGGAGAGCATGGCGGAATTTCAGCGACACCTGGTCTCGCTCGATTCGAGCAAGACATCCGTGCAGAGGACTATGGCAGGTCTGCGTACCTGGATTCGCTACCTTCAGTACGAGGACGAGGTCTCGGAGGGCTTCGTCCTCCCCGTTCTGCAGAAGACGCCCGGCCTGCTCCCGAAGATCCTCGGAGAAGGGGAGATTAACAGGCTTTTCGAGGCGTGCTCAGGCGAGGACTCTTTGTCGATAAGGGATAGGGCGCTCATAGAGGTCGCCTACGGATGCGGCCTTCGGGCGAGCGAGATAGTCGGGCTGCGACTGTCCGACCTCGATTTTTCGTCCAGGACCCTCCGTGTCCTGGGAAAGGGGAACAAGAGACGCAACGTCCCCTTTCTGGGAGAACCGGCGAGGCGAGTAGAAAAGTACCTTGAGGAGGCCCGTCCGATGCTTCTGAAGGATGGAACGCCCTTCTTGTTCCTCTCCCGCAACGGCAGGCCCCTGAGCCGCCAGGACCTCTGGCGAATAATTTTGAAACGGGGGTTGGAGGCAGGGATCTCCAGGCAGCGCCTTCATCCTCACATCCTGCGCCACAGCTTTGCCACCCACCTGCTCAGGCGAGGGATGGACCAGAGGACGCTCCAGGAGCTCCTGGGACATTCCTCCATCTCGACCACTGAAAAGTATCTGCACTTTGACCTTGAACTCCGAGACGTGTATGATTCTGCACATCCACGTGCGTGATTCGACAATCCAAGGATGAAAGAGAGGTTTGTGTTTTGATAGACAGAGTTAAAGCGACATGCTCTCTGCTGAACCTTCGCCTTGGCGCTCCCTGCGAGTCCGCGGTCATTCTCGGCTCCGGACTGGGCGCTTTCGCCGACTCGCTCGAGGAGAGGACGGTCCTTCCCTATGAGCAGATCCCCAACTGGCCTATCTCGACCGCGCCGGGGCACGGCGGCAAACTGGTCTTCGGCAAGCTGAACGGAAGATCCATACTGGTCATGCAGGGACGTGTCCACTACTACGAAGGGTATCCGATGGAAGAGGTGGTATTTCCCGCCAGGGTCTTCGGAGAGCTCGGCATCAGGAACCTGGTGGTCACGAACGCGTCCGGGGGCGTGGATAAAGCCCTGTCATCCGGAGACATAGTCGTGATCGAGGACCACATAAACTTTATGGGGGCGAACCCCTTGCGCGGGCCGGATACCCCTGAATGGAACGACCGCTTCCCGGACATGACGACCTGTTACGATCCGGGGCTTACCGCCCGCCTGGAGAGAGCGGCGGAACTGGAGGGCATCCCGTCAAGGAGAGGGATCTACTTCGCCTTCTCTGGACCTTCGTTCGAGACCCCGGCGGAGGTTCACATGGCGCGGATGCTCGGGGGCACAGTGGTGGGGATGTCCACAGTGCCGGAGGTCGTGGTTGCAAACGCGATGGGAATCCGCGTGTGCGCCCTCTCGTGCGTGGCCAACGCGGCCGCGGGGATGACGTCGAACGCGCTCAGCGGGCAGGAGGTGCTCGACGAGATGGCAAAGACATCCGCGAAACTGATTCGTATTTTGACTCGATTTTTCTCGGAGTTGAACTGACATGTTCGATATGATCTCGTTCATCGAGCGCAAGAGAGACGGCGGAGCGCACTCCCCCCGCGAGATCCGCGATTTTGTGAGAGAGTTCGCGGCCGGCGCCGTGCCGGACTACCAGGTGGGCGCCTGGCTCATGGCCGTCTATCACTCGGGAATGAACGACGAGGAGCTGAAGGAGTTCACCCTTGCGCTGGCCCATTCAGGGGAGGTGCTCTCTTTCGGAGATCTTCGCATAGTGGACAAGCACAGCACCGGAGGGGTGGGGGACAAGGTCACCCTTTTGCTGGTGCCCCTTGCGGCGTCCTGCGGAGCGAGGGTGGCGAAGCTCTCCGGGCCCGGACTGGGGTTCACCGGCGGGACGGTGGACAAGCTGGAGGCGATACCGGGCTTCCAGACCCACCTGCCATCCGAGCGCTTCGCGGAGCAGGTCAAGAGCATAGGCTTCGCCATATCGGGGCATTCCCTGGACCTCGCGCCCGCCGAGGGCAAGTTCTACGCCCTTCGTGACGTGACGGGCACCGTTCCCTCTCTTCCCCTGATATGCAGCAGCATAATCAGCAAGAAAATCGCGGGCGGCGCCGACTCCTTCGTGTTCGACGTCAAGTGCGGCGCAGGGGCCTTCATGACCGACTACGAAAGCGCCGAGAAACTGGCCAGGTCGCTGGTATCCCTCTCCAGGAACCTTGGCAAGAAATGCACGGCCCTTATAACGAGCATGGATCAACCTCTTGGAGAGTGGGTGGGCAACAGCGTCGAGGTTCTGGAGGCTGTGTCGATTTTTCGCGGAGAAGGGCCAAGGGACGTACGTGAGGTCGTGGTCAACTTGGCGGGTGCAATGATATCCATGGACTCTGAACGCTCTTTCGAAGAGGGATGCGAGCTGGCGAGGGTCAAGCTGGCCGACGGATCGGCCCTCGAGCATTTCAGGAAGCTGGTGGAGGCCCAGGGAGGCGACCCGGAAGTGTGCGACAGGCCGGAGGAGCTGCTGCCGATAGCAAGCTCCGTCCACTATGTCCGCTCGCCTGACGACTCGGTGGTTCGGGCGGTCGACGCGAGGATGATTGGAGAGGGAGTGAAGAGGCTGGGGGGCGGTCGCATGTCCATCGACGAGGAGATAGACCTATCCGTGGGTGTGCGGCTGATCAGGAAGAAGGGAGACGAGGCTGGACGGGGCGAGCCTGTCCTCGAGGTGCGGTACTCCAGCGAGGAGAAGCTGGCCGAGGCACTGCCGTTTTTCGACTCGGCCTTCGTGTTCGAGAGAGGCGGTGCTGTGGCCGCCGCGGAGGAAAGGGGAGTCATTCTTGGCAGGGTTTCTTGATAGGTCGTCTGAATGCAGGGGCCCCGCTCGGGCTTTCATTCTCGCTGCGCTGATGGTGCTGTTGGCGGCGGGAGCAGGCTGTGCGAGCGTCAACGTCCAGTACCCATCCTCGGTGGGAATTGGAAAGCCTTTAGTCATACGCGCCACCTCGTCGGTTCCCCTGACGGGGGTAGAGGCCATCTGGCAGGGGCGCACGACACAATTGGCCATCACCGTGTGGAACGAGCACTATGTCGCACTGGGGCTGATGGGAACACAGGTGGGCAAGGTCAAGCCGGGGGATCACAGGCTGAAGCTGCGCCTGGTCGACGGCGACCGGACCTCGGAGCACTCTCTGACGATAAAGATCACGCCGGTTCAGTATAAAGAGGACAGGCTCACTCTCCCTGAGAAGATGGTGAGCCCTCCCCAGTCTGAGCTGAAGCGAATCGAGGCGGAGAGAAAGCTCGTCGGGGCGGCACTGGCCACAATGACCGGCGACAGGCTTTGGGCCTTGC comes from Synergistaceae bacterium and encodes:
- a CDS encoding 2-oxoacid:ferredoxin oxidoreductase subunit gamma encodes the protein SGIVGDKVCVETIKEKLGKRKPEFLPMNLAAYEKGKEVAKACLKA
- a CDS encoding NUDIX hydrolase — encoded protein: MSEGVRERPLAQKTLYTGKILNLRVDDVELPDGRKAIREVVEHEPAVGILAVGEDGKALLVRQYRYAVGENMLEIPAGIVEKDEPFDETARRELQEEIGFYPGRLRSICSFYNSPGFCTELMELFYATDLRPSKLEEDYDEFISVVPVDKKDIPSLISEGKIRDAKTLAALSWWTAFGDDE
- a CDS encoding tyrosine-type recombinase/integrase, with the protein product MTLYDFDSARDSFLSWLLLERGLSENTAAAYSRDLKKWFEFCSSRSICPLPPGEESMAEFQRHLVSLDSSKTSVQRTMAGLRTWIRYLQYEDEVSEGFVLPVLQKTPGLLPKILGEGEINRLFEACSGEDSLSIRDRALIEVAYGCGLRASEIVGLRLSDLDFSSRTLRVLGKGNKRRNVPFLGEPARRVEKYLEEARPMLLKDGTPFLFLSRNGRPLSRQDLWRIILKRGLEAGISRQRLHPHILRHSFATHLLRRGMDQRTLQELLGHSSISTTEKYLHFDLELRDVYDSAHPRA
- a CDS encoding purine-nucleoside phosphorylase, with the translated sequence MIDRVKATCSLLNLRLGAPCESAVILGSGLGAFADSLEERTVLPYEQIPNWPISTAPGHGGKLVFGKLNGRSILVMQGRVHYYEGYPMEEVVFPARVFGELGIRNLVVTNASGGVDKALSSGDIVVIEDHINFMGANPLRGPDTPEWNDRFPDMTTCYDPGLTARLERAAELEGIPSRRGIYFAFSGPSFETPAEVHMARMLGGTVVGMSTVPEVVVANAMGIRVCALSCVANAAAGMTSNALSGQEVLDEMAKTSAKLIRILTRFFSELN
- a CDS encoding thymidine phosphorylase, with translation MFDMISFIERKRDGGAHSPREIRDFVREFAAGAVPDYQVGAWLMAVYHSGMNDEELKEFTLALAHSGEVLSFGDLRIVDKHSTGGVGDKVTLLLVPLAASCGARVAKLSGPGLGFTGGTVDKLEAIPGFQTHLPSERFAEQVKSIGFAISGHSLDLAPAEGKFYALRDVTGTVPSLPLICSSIISKKIAGGADSFVFDVKCGAGAFMTDYESAEKLARSLVSLSRNLGKKCTALITSMDQPLGEWVGNSVEVLEAVSIFRGEGPRDVREVVVNLAGAMISMDSERSFEEGCELARVKLADGSALEHFRKLVEAQGGDPEVCDRPEELLPIASSVHYVRSPDDSVVRAVDARMIGEGVKRLGGGRMSIDEEIDLSVGVRLIRKKGDEAGRGEPVLEVRYSSEEKLAEALPFFDSAFVFERGGAVAAAEERGVILGRVS
- a CDS encoding M23 family metallopeptidase; its protein translation is MAGFLDRSSECRGPARAFILAALMVLLAAGAGCASVNVQYPSSVGIGKPLVIRATSSVPLTGVEAIWQGRTTQLAITVWNEHYVALGLMGTQVGKVKPGDHRLKLRLVDGDRTSEHSLTIKITPVQYKEDRLTLPEKMVSPPQSELKRIEAERKLVGAALATMTGDRLWALPILRPVQGIVTSPYGRRRIINGKAGSPHGGVDFRAASGTPVKAALPGRVVLTGDHYFAGKSVYIDSGGGVISMYFHLSSIDVAQGDMVKAGQVVAKSGSTGRSTGPHLHFGLSLSGQAVDSEPLFDSTSANLLANSAFVKLTPAWR